In Onychostoma macrolepis isolate SWU-2019 chromosome 06, ASM1243209v1, whole genome shotgun sequence, one DNA window encodes the following:
- the si:dkey-19e4.5 gene encoding UBA_like_SF and PTH2 domain-containing protein isoform X1: protein MESQQEVNPVFLQQLRELDIPEEAAKQALLHTQNVSAEEAAMYYFNKLENEEEGDEDMMFKMVFVVNMELSMGVGKVAAQVGHAAVGLYQALQEKNSWREMAWRWDHAGAKKIVLQGTNMAHLLELQALAMSLSLPTKLVQDAGHTQVEPGSCTVLAIIGEEEMVNNVTGSLKLL, encoded by the exons ATGGAGTCCCAGCAGGAAGTGAACCCTGTATTCCTGCAGCAGCTCAGAGAGTTGGACATACCTGAGGAGGCAGCCAAACAG GCACTTTTGCACACACAGAATGTGTCTGCGGAGGAGGCTGCAATGTATTACTTCAACAAACTGGAGAATGAG gaagAGGGTGATGAGGACATGATGTTCAAAATGGTGTTTGTTGTAAATATGGAGCTGTCCATGGGTGTGGGGAAG GTGGCAGCGCAGGTGGGTCATGCTGCAGTGGGTTTGTATCAGGCCTTGCAGGAGAAAAACAGCTGGAGGGAAATGGCTTGGAGATGGGACCATGCCGG AGCGAAGAAGATTGTGTTACAAGGCACTAACATGGCACACCTTTTGGAGTTGCAGGCTCTTGCTATGAGCCTCAGTCTTCCTACAAAGCTGGTACAGGATGCTGGACACACACAG GTGGAGCCAGGTTCATGCACCGTGCTTGCCATCATAGGAGAAGAGGAGATGGTGAATAATGTCACAGGCAGTCTGAAACTGCTTTGA
- the si:dkey-19e4.5 gene encoding UBA_like_SF and PTH2 domain-containing protein isoform X2 has translation MESQQEVNPVFLQQLRELDIPEEAAKQALLHTQNVSAEEAAMYYFNKLENEEEGDEDMMFKMVFVVNMELSMGVGKVAAQVGHAAVGLYQALQEKNSWREMAWRWDHAGAKKIVLQGTNMAHLLELQALAMSLSLPTKLVEPGSCTVLAIIGEEEMVNNVTGSLKLL, from the exons ATGGAGTCCCAGCAGGAAGTGAACCCTGTATTCCTGCAGCAGCTCAGAGAGTTGGACATACCTGAGGAGGCAGCCAAACAG GCACTTTTGCACACACAGAATGTGTCTGCGGAGGAGGCTGCAATGTATTACTTCAACAAACTGGAGAATGAG gaagAGGGTGATGAGGACATGATGTTCAAAATGGTGTTTGTTGTAAATATGGAGCTGTCCATGGGTGTGGGGAAG GTGGCAGCGCAGGTGGGTCATGCTGCAGTGGGTTTGTATCAGGCCTTGCAGGAGAAAAACAGCTGGAGGGAAATGGCTTGGAGATGGGACCATGCCGG AGCGAAGAAGATTGTGTTACAAGGCACTAACATGGCACACCTTTTGGAGTTGCAGGCTCTTGCTATGAGCCTCAGTCTTCCTACAAAGCTG GTGGAGCCAGGTTCATGCACCGTGCTTGCCATCATAGGAGAAGAGGAGATGGTGAATAATGTCACAGGCAGTCTGAAACTGCTTTGA